One window of Lytechinus variegatus isolate NC3 chromosome 2, Lvar_3.0, whole genome shotgun sequence genomic DNA carries:
- the LOC121409714 gene encoding uncharacterized protein LOC121409714, with protein MADSEQTPVKIIGWILPRTISTALCKCLSGIDGMEIWFERFSRAYSVKNEYEKQTGDKMPLEYEGNEEKVQKATKLFGRLSGTDLVPERVVYDNVKKDIERSSSKYIFAKEGYVVFEDEATRPYLPTGFKHVFFIRDPYRLYTSYRMAMYKHLTNVGIRTGDPDDEEAFDMEYDDPLMKANEFYSGTLEFFKYVRDNLDPDPIVINTNDLLADPAKVLKKFCHLTGLPYSDSLLHWDASPDITKTWKTASDDIIKLSVAFFETAVFSDGFLPLKPTVPVEKMPRDVIRLAKQAMPYYEELNKMKI; from the exons ATGGCCGATTCCGAACAAACCCCGGTTAAAATAATCGGATGGATCTTGCCAAGAACCATCTCCACGGCTCTATGCAAGTGCTTGAGTGGCATCGACGGAATGGAAATATGGTTTGAACGGTTTTCACGGGCGTACAGTGTGAAGAATGAATACGAGAAACAGACGGGTGATAAAATGCCCCTGGAATATGAGGGTAATGAAGAGAAGGTACAGAAAGCTACTAAGTTGTTTGGACGTCTAAGTGGAACTGACTTAGTCCCAGAACGAGTGgt ATACGATAACGTGAAGAAGGATATTGAACGGTCCAGTAGCAAGTACATATTTGCCAAGGAAGGGTATGTCGTTTTTGAAGACGAGGCAACTCGACCGTACCTACCAACCGGATTTAAACACGTGTTCTTTATTCGGGATCCTTACAGATTGTACACTTCCTACAGAATGGCCATGTACAAACACCTTACCAATGTTGGTATCCGGACGGGTGATCCGGACGACGAGGAGGCCTTCGACATGGAATACGACGACCCACTCATGAAAGCTAACGAGTTCTACAGCGGAACTTTAGAATTCTTTAAATACGTTCGTGACAACCTGGACCCCGACCCAATCGTCATCAACACAAACGATCTGTTGGCCGACCCTGCGAAGGTGCTGAAGAAGTTCTGTCACCTGACTGGTCTTCCTTACAGTGATTCACTACTGCATTGGGATGCCTCTCCGGATATCACCAAGACCTGGAAGACAGCGAGCGACGACATCATCAAGTTGTCCGTTGCCTTCTTTGAAACGGCAGTCTTCTCAGACGGGTTTCTCCCGCTAAAACCAACCGTTCCAGTAGAAAAGATGCCACGGGATGTTATCAGACTAGCCAAGCAAGCTATGCCCTACTACGAAGAACTgaataagatgaaaatatga
- the LOC121409712 gene encoding uncharacterized protein LOC121409712 — MADSKQTPVKIIAWVLPRTISTALCKCLSGVEGIEIWFERFTRAYSVKNEYENRTGDKMPLEYEGNEEKVREATKLFGGLSGTDLVPERVVYDNVKKDIERSSSKYIFAKEGYFVFEDEATRPYLPSGFKHVFFIRDPYRLYTSYRIAMYKHLTNVGIRTGDPDDEEAFDIEYDDPIGKANNFYSGTLEFFKYVRENLDPDPIVINTNDLLADPAKVLKKFCHLTGLPYSDSLLHWDASPDITKTWKTASDDIIKLSVAFFETAVFSDGFLPLKPTVPVEKMPRDVIRLAKQAMPYYEELNKMKI, encoded by the exons ATGGCCGATTCCAAACAAACCCCGGTTAAAATAATCGCTTGGGTCTTGCCAAGGACCATCTCCACAGCTCTATGCAAGTGTTTAAGTGGCGTTGAAGGAATAGAAATATGGTTTGAACGGTTTACACGAGCGTACAGTGTGAAGAATGAGTACGAGAATCGGACGGGTGATAAAATGCCCCTGGAATATGAGGGTAATGAAGAGAAAGTACGGGAAGCTACCAAGTTGTTTGGGGGTCTCAGTGGAACTGACTTAGTCCCAGAACGAGTGGT ATACGATAACGTAAAGAAGGACATTGAACGGTCCAGTAGCAAGTATATATTTGCCAAAGAAGGGTATTTCGTTTTTGAAGACGAGGCAACTCGACCGTACCTACCTTCCGGATTCAAACACGTGTTCTTCATTCGGGATCCTTACAGATTGTACACTTCCTACAGAATAGCCATGTACAAACACCTTACCAACGTTGGTATCCGAACGGGTGATCCGGACGACGAAGAGGCATTCGACATTGAATACGATGACCCAATCGGGAAGGCAAACAATTTTTACAGCGGAACCTTAGAATTCTTTAAATACGTTCGTGAAAATCTGGACCCAGACCCAATCGTCATCAACACAAACGATTTGTTGGCCGACCCTGCGAAGGTGCTGAAGAAGTTCTGTCACCTGACTGGTCTTCCCTACAGTGATTCACTACTGCATTGGGATGCCTCTCCGGATATCACCAAGACCTGGAAGACAGCGAGCGACGACATCATCAAGTTGTCCGTTGCCTTCTTTGAAACGGCAGTCTTCTCAGACGGGTTTCTCCCGCTAAAACCAACCGTTCCAGTCGAAAAGATGCCACGGGATGTTATCAGACTAGCCAAGCAAGCTATGCCCTACTACGAAGAACTgaataagatgaaaatatga